From the genome of Haloarcula taiwanensis:
ACACCGGCACGTCACGGTCTAGCGGCGGCACGCCCCTGACCGAGACCACTTCGCCGTCGTATGTCACGCGCTCGTCGCTGGTCATGAGGCGTTTCACGATGTCGATGGTCTCGTGGGCGCGACGGACTGGCCGCTCGAACTCCATGCTGTGCATGTTCTCAATGGACCGGGCTGTACTCGTTCCCAGACCCAGCACTGCCCGCCCGTCCGAGACCCTGTCGAGGGTCGTCGCTGTCATCGCAAGTACGGCCGGCGACCGCGAGAAGACGTTGAGTATCGCGCTGCCGATTTCGATGTCGTCGGTTCGGGTCGCGATGTCCGTGAGTTCGACGACGGAGCTAGCGCCCCACAGTTCGTTCAGCCAGACCGAGTCGTAGCCGTGGTCTTCGGCTTCGACGGCCAGGTCGATTGTGCTGTGGTCCTCGACGCGTGGCACGACGACTCCCAGATGCATGGTGTGACCGACTGTTGGAACGCTAATAAAGAATCGTGCTAATACTGTCCCGGCGCTCCACAGCCACCGCCGCGCTTACTCCTGGCCGATCATCCGCTCTTGTTCCTGCCAGTACTCCTCGCGGAGCTCGTATTTCTGGATTTTTCCGGTCGCCGTTTCGGGGAGCGAGTCCCGGAAGTCGATGCCTGAAGGGACCTTGTAGCTCGCGACGCGCTCTCTGAGGAACTCCAGAATATCCTGTTCGGTTGCATCGCTGTCGGCCGTCGGGACGACGATTGCCATCGGGGTCTCGCCCCAGTCCTCGCTCGGCGCCGGAATGACCGCGGCTTTCAGCACATCGGGGTGGTCGTACAGCTCGTCTTCCAGTTCTATCGAGGAGATGTTCTCGCCGCCGGAGATGATGATGTCTTTCCGGCGGTCCATGATCTGTATCATCCCGTCGTCGTCCCACGTCGCGAGGTCGCCGGTGTGGAAGTACCCCTCGACACGGTCGTTGAACGCCTCCTCGGTGATTTCGGGTTTGTTGAGATAGCGGTCCATCACCTGATTGCCCTGCACAACGATCTCGCCGATAGTCGCCCCGTCGCGTGGCACGTCGGTGCCGTCCTCGTCGACGACCCGGATGTCGGTACACAGCGTCTCCGAGCCTTGCTTCACCTTGAGTTCACGGCCCCGCTCGGCGATGCGCCGCGGGGAATTGCTGGTCGTGATGATAGGGGCTGTCTCGGTCAGGCCGTAAATGTGGATGATGCGCCAGCCGAACTCGTCTTCGACGCGCTCGATGGTCGCCGTTGCCGGGGCGCTGCCGGCCGTCGCGATTCGCACGTCGCGGTCGCCCTGTGTCACTACGTCGCCGTCGCTGGCCCGGTAGTGCTGGATGAGTTTGTTCAGCACCGTCGGCGCGCCGCACATGAACGACACGTCGTACTCACGGACCCGGCGGAAGGTGTCCGCGGCGTCGAAGGTACGCTGACAGACGTGGGTCCCGCCGGTCCCGGTGATGGCGTAGGTGTGGCCCCAGCCGTTGCAGTGGAACATCGGCAGCGTCCAGAGATACGTGTCGTCGTCGCGTATCTCCATGTGTTGGTTGAGCACCAGCGCGTGCCAGCTCTCGGTCCGATGGGTCCTGACCACGCCCTTCGGGTCCCCCGTCGTTCCGGACGTGTAGTTGATGCTGGCGTCGTCGTCCTCTGTCAGGTCTGGTCGGTCCGGTTCGGCTGTCGGTTGCCCGTCGAGAACATCGCTGTACCCCTCCCATTCCCCGTCGATACGGTCCGGCTTGTAGCCGATGAACGTCTCCGCTGGGATGTCGTCTCGTACCGGCTGGACTTTCTCCGCGAAATCGTAGTCGGCGATGACTGTTGCGGCTTCGCAGTCGTTCAGAATATACTCGATTTTCGCAGGGTCGAGCCGGTAGTTCAGCGGGACGAACACGGCACCGAGTTTGTTTGCTGCGTACAGCGTCTCGATGAAGTAGTGCGTGTTCGGGGCGAGGAGAGCGACGCGACTTCCCTTCGAGACACCGCGGTCCGACAGCGCGTGTGCCAACTGGTTGACCCGCTCGTTTACCTCCGCGTACGTGTACTCGGTGCCGTCATGTGCGACGATACCGGTCACGTCGTCATAGATGTCCGCTGCACGGTCGATGAAGTCGGTGGTGAGCATCTCGCGTTTCATGATAACACGCCTCACTTGTCGTATTCAAACCCAATTATTATTATATTTTCTTCGAGAACAGTTGACAGCGTGCTGATTAAATACCTTCGCGTGAACTAATACGGCTATCGGGAGAACAACAGTCTACGGCCACTCGTCCTCGTGGCCGTCCATCGGCGCTGGGACGACGCCGTCTTTTTGCGCCCAGACGCGGGCATGGTCCGGACACACCGCTCGGTTCGCGTCCCATGGGATGTGGAGTTCGACCGCGGCCTCGGTTTCGCAACCGTCCTCCGCGCACTGTGTCATAGGAGCGCGACAGCGACCATGGTGACCAGTATCGATGCCGTCAGCAGGGCCTGCACAACGCTTGAGGCCAACATCCCAGCGGTCGTCACGAGGGCAGCCTTCGCGCTCCCGCGAGCGTCCTCTTGCCGGTAGAACTCGACGACGAACACCGTGCCGGCGACGCCCAGCAGGATGCCGAGCGGGCCGGTAACAAAGAAGAGAACGAGTGCGA
Proteins encoded in this window:
- a CDS encoding long-chain fatty acid--CoA ligase, with translation MKREMLTTDFIDRAADIYDDVTGIVAHDGTEYTYAEVNERVNQLAHALSDRGVSKGSRVALLAPNTHYFIETLYAANKLGAVFVPLNYRLDPAKIEYILNDCEAATVIADYDFAEKVQPVRDDIPAETFIGYKPDRIDGEWEGYSDVLDGQPTAEPDRPDLTEDDDASINYTSGTTGDPKGVVRTHRTESWHALVLNQHMEIRDDDTYLWTLPMFHCNGWGHTYAITGTGGTHVCQRTFDAADTFRRVREYDVSFMCGAPTVLNKLIQHYRASDGDVVTQGDRDVRIATAGSAPATATIERVEDEFGWRIIHIYGLTETAPIITTSNSPRRIAERGRELKVKQGSETLCTDIRVVDEDGTDVPRDGATIGEIVVQGNQVMDRYLNKPEITEEAFNDRVEGYFHTGDLATWDDDGMIQIMDRRKDIIISGGENISSIELEDELYDHPDVLKAAVIPAPSEDWGETPMAIVVPTADSDATEQDILEFLRERVASYKVPSGIDFRDSLPETATGKIQKYELREEYWQEQERMIGQE